A genomic window from Pseudonocardia broussonetiae includes:
- a CDS encoding peptidyl-tRNA hydrolase, translated as MTPPPGTVLSPLAVRRVPPPEPDGVVRAMPVVLRLERPPAARTPVLEAAAAAALAVCLDPRAQPGEEWHEAVGTWVASRIRKIARRARGAHWDAVQELPGLTWTVGDAQVRALLPGPVDDVPRVVSRLQIGGTDLEPDDPGPPPPGVPVIWVNAALRMSVGKAAAQVGHASMLYAAVRGLSAVPAFAVRDAGPERWAQVLAGDPVVVRDAGFTEVAPGTVTCAVL; from the coding sequence GTGACGCCTCCACCCGGGACGGTCCTGTCCCCGCTCGCGGTCCGGCGCGTCCCGCCGCCCGAGCCCGACGGCGTCGTCCGGGCGATGCCGGTGGTGCTGCGGCTGGAGAGGCCGCCCGCCGCGCGCACACCGGTGCTGGAGGCGGCGGCCGCGGCCGCGCTCGCCGTCTGCCTCGACCCGCGCGCACAGCCGGGCGAGGAGTGGCACGAGGCCGTCGGCACGTGGGTGGCGAGCCGCATCCGCAAGATCGCCCGGCGCGCCCGCGGCGCCCACTGGGACGCCGTGCAGGAGCTCCCCGGCCTCACCTGGACCGTCGGTGACGCGCAGGTGCGGGCGCTGCTGCCCGGTCCCGTCGACGACGTGCCGCGCGTGGTGTCGCGCCTGCAGATCGGCGGCACCGACCTCGAGCCCGACGACCCCGGCCCGCCCCCGCCCGGGGTCCCGGTGATCTGGGTGAACGCGGCGCTGCGGATGAGCGTCGGCAAGGCCGCGGCGCAGGTCGGCCACGCCTCGATGCTGTACGCGGCGGTGCGGGGGCTCTCCGCGGTGCCCGCGTTCGCGGTGCGCGACGCCGGCCCGGAGCGCTGGGCGCAGGTGCTGGCGGGCGATCCGGTGGTCGTCCGCGACGCCGGGTTCACCGAGGTCGCGCCGGGCACCGTCACCTGCGCCGTGCTCTGA
- the serB gene encoding phosphoserine phosphatase SerB, with translation MADTSVLITVTGPDRPGVSSVLFAALTRHGVDLVDVEQVVIRGRLTLGALVTAHHDPEQLQEAVEQAMASISMQVQTSLGADPSVRHSTHVVVVTGRPISARAFGSIAQALADAGANIDAIRRVADYPVTGLELMVSPVPGHGSEEYPPGTLRTRLVEVARSAGVDVAVERAGLARRSKRLIVFDVDSTLVQGEVIEMLAARAGAEDEVRAVTEAAMAGELDFAESLRRRVAVLAGLPESVLADVAAELELTPGARTTIRTLKRLGFRCGVVSGGFTRVISGLVEELGLDFCAANELEVVDGRLTGKVVGEIVDRPGKAVALRRFADTYGVPLEQCVAVGDGANDIDMLATAGLGIAFNAKPALREVADTALSHPFLDVVLFVLGITRDEVERADAAEGLLRRVPL, from the coding sequence GTGGCCGACACCAGTGTCCTGATCACGGTCACCGGTCCCGACCGTCCCGGTGTCAGCTCGGTGCTCTTCGCCGCGCTGACCCGGCACGGCGTGGACCTCGTCGACGTCGAGCAGGTCGTCATCCGCGGCCGGCTCACCCTGGGCGCCCTGGTCACGGCCCACCACGACCCCGAGCAGTTGCAGGAGGCCGTCGAGCAGGCCATGGCGAGCATCTCGATGCAGGTGCAGACCTCGCTCGGCGCCGACCCGTCCGTCCGGCACTCCACGCACGTCGTGGTGGTCACCGGGCGGCCGATCTCGGCGCGCGCGTTCGGCTCGATCGCGCAGGCGCTGGCCGACGCCGGCGCCAACATCGACGCCATCCGCCGCGTGGCCGACTACCCGGTCACCGGCCTGGAGCTGATGGTGTCCCCGGTGCCCGGGCACGGTTCCGAGGAGTACCCGCCCGGCACGCTGCGCACCCGGCTGGTCGAGGTGGCGCGCTCGGCGGGCGTCGACGTGGCCGTCGAGCGGGCCGGGCTGGCGCGCCGCAGCAAGCGGCTCATCGTGTTCGACGTCGACTCCACCCTGGTGCAGGGCGAGGTCATCGAGATGCTGGCCGCGCGGGCCGGCGCCGAGGACGAGGTCCGCGCCGTCACCGAGGCCGCGATGGCCGGCGAGCTCGACTTCGCCGAGTCGCTGCGCCGCCGCGTCGCGGTGCTGGCCGGGCTGCCCGAGTCGGTGCTGGCCGACGTCGCCGCCGAGCTGGAGCTGACGCCGGGCGCGCGCACCACGATCCGCACGCTCAAGCGGCTCGGCTTCCGCTGCGGCGTCGTGTCCGGCGGGTTCACGCGCGTCATCTCCGGGCTGGTCGAGGAGCTGGGCCTGGACTTCTGCGCGGCCAACGAGCTGGAGGTCGTCGACGGGCGGCTCACCGGGAAGGTCGTCGGCGAGATCGTCGACCGCCCGGGCAAGGCCGTGGCGCTGCGCCGCTTCGCCGACACCTACGGCGTGCCGCTGGAGCAGTGCGTGGCCGTCGGCGACGGCGCCAACGACATCGACATGCTCGCCACGGCGGGGCTGGGCATCGCGTTCAACGCCAAGCCCGCGCTGCGCGAGGTGGCCGACACGGCGCTGTCGCACCCCTTCCTCGACGTCGTGCTCTTCGTGCTGGGCATCACCCGCGACGAGGTGGAGCGCGCCGACGCGGCGGAGGGGCTGCTGCGGCGCGTCCCCCTGTGA
- the ctaD gene encoding cytochrome c oxidase subunit I → MTAVAPKPITSRPYPARRTGKGSTFLKMIRTTDPKDIAILYMVTSFGFFLAGGAMALLMRGELAVPGQQFLSSEQYNQLFTMHGTIMLLLYATPILFGFANYIVPLQIGAPDVAFPRLNAFSYWLFLFGGLTVLSGFLTPGGAADFGWFAYTPLSNATYSPGAGGDLWITGLIVSGLGTILGGVNFITTIVCMRAPGMTMFRMPIFTWNIFVTALLILIAFPVLTAALFGLLADRHLGAHVFDPANGGTILYQHLFWFFGHPEVYIVALPFFGIVSEIFPVFSRKPLFGYKTLIYATIAIAVLSVAVWAHHMYATGAVLLAFFSFTTFLIAIPTGVKFVNWIGTMWKGKITFETPMLFSVGFLATFLFGGLTGVLLASPPIDFHVSDTYFVVAHFHYVLFGTIVFATYAGIYFWFPKMTGRMMDETLGKFHFWTTFVGFHMTFLVQHWVGNEGMPRRYVDYQPQDGFTFLNSFSSVGAFVLGASTLPFIWNVFKSYRYGKVVTVDDPWGFGNSLEWATSCPPPRHNFTELPRIRSERPAFELHYPHLVERFREEAHISRHPDPGELISQQVGPETQPDGDPKSR, encoded by the coding sequence GTGACAGCCGTCGCCCCCAAGCCGATCACGTCGCGCCCGTACCCGGCGCGCCGCACCGGCAAGGGTTCCACGTTCCTGAAGATGATCAGGACGACGGACCCCAAGGACATCGCGATCCTGTACATGGTCACGTCGTTCGGCTTCTTCCTGGCCGGTGGCGCCATGGCGCTGCTGATGCGCGGCGAGCTCGCCGTGCCGGGGCAGCAGTTCCTGTCGAGCGAGCAGTACAACCAGCTGTTCACCATGCACGGCACGATCATGCTGCTGCTGTACGCCACGCCGATCCTCTTCGGGTTCGCCAACTACATCGTGCCGCTGCAGATCGGCGCCCCCGACGTCGCGTTCCCGCGGCTCAACGCCTTCTCGTACTGGCTGTTCCTGTTCGGCGGCCTGACGGTCCTCTCCGGCTTCCTGACGCCGGGCGGCGCGGCCGACTTCGGGTGGTTCGCCTACACCCCGCTGAGCAACGCCACGTACTCCCCGGGCGCGGGCGGCGACCTGTGGATCACGGGTCTGATCGTCTCCGGTCTCGGCACGATCCTCGGCGGCGTCAACTTCATCACCACGATCGTCTGCATGCGCGCCCCCGGCATGACGATGTTCCGGATGCCGATCTTCACGTGGAACATCTTCGTGACGGCGCTGCTCATCCTCATCGCGTTCCCGGTCCTCACCGCCGCCCTGTTCGGGCTGCTGGCCGACCGCCACCTCGGCGCGCACGTGTTCGACCCCGCCAACGGCGGCACGATCCTGTACCAGCACCTGTTCTGGTTCTTCGGCCACCCCGAGGTCTACATCGTCGCGCTGCCGTTCTTCGGCATCGTGTCGGAGATCTTCCCGGTGTTCAGCCGCAAGCCGCTGTTCGGCTACAAGACCCTGATCTACGCGACGATCGCCATCGCCGTCCTCTCGGTGGCCGTGTGGGCGCACCACATGTACGCCACCGGCGCGGTCCTGCTGGCCTTCTTCTCCTTCACCACGTTCCTCATCGCGATCCCGACGGGCGTCAAGTTCGTCAACTGGATCGGCACGATGTGGAAGGGCAAGATCACGTTCGAGACGCCGATGCTGTTCTCCGTCGGCTTCCTCGCCACGTTCCTCTTCGGCGGCCTGACGGGCGTGCTGCTGGCCAGCCCGCCCATCGACTTCCACGTCTCCGACACCTACTTCGTCGTGGCGCACTTCCACTACGTGCTGTTCGGCACGATCGTGTTCGCCACCTACGCCGGCATCTACTTCTGGTTCCCGAAGATGACCGGCCGGATGATGGACGAGACGCTGGGCAAGTTCCACTTCTGGACCACGTTCGTCGGCTTCCACATGACGTTCCTGGTGCAGCACTGGGTCGGCAACGAGGGCATGCCCCGCCGCTACGTCGACTACCAGCCGCAGGACGGGTTCACGTTCCTCAACTCGTTCTCCTCGGTGGGCGCGTTCGTGCTCGGCGCCTCGACGCTGCCGTTCATCTGGAACGTGTTCAAGAGCTACCGCTACGGCAAGGTCGTCACGGTCGACGACCCGTGGGGCTTCGGCAACTCCCTGGAGTGGGCCACGAGCTGCCCGCCGCCGCGGCACAACTTCACCGAGCTGCCCCGGATCCGCTCGGAGCGCCCGGCGTTCGAGCTGCACTACCCGCACCTGGTCGAGCGCTTCCGCGAGGAGGCGCACATCAGCCGGCACCCGGACCCGGGCGAGCTGATCAGCCAGCAGGTCGGCCCGGAGACGCAGCCGGACGGCGATCCCAAGTCGCGCTGA
- a CDS encoding ABC transporter permease: MSIVIGPALAVALVVAVLVAAAVAWVTRLETSTATVTAAVRATVQLGAVSLLIGAIVGSVPLSAAFVALMVVVAARTAGRRMTPDRSGWWAIVPIALAPVPVVAALVLAGIVPAQGIAVIPMAGIIIGGTMTATALAGRRALDELEARRGEVEAALSLGLLPRDAALEIARCTAGQSLVPVTDQTRTVGLVTLPGAFVGMLLGGASPVQAGAVQLLVLILLLAVETIAVAVAVELVCRGLVHRTTEPQQLLESHRGPRVGAARISAGR, from the coding sequence ATGAGCATCGTCATCGGTCCGGCGCTGGCGGTCGCCCTGGTCGTGGCGGTGCTCGTGGCCGCCGCCGTCGCGTGGGTCACCCGGCTGGAGACCTCCACCGCGACGGTCACCGCGGCCGTCCGGGCCACCGTGCAGCTCGGTGCGGTGTCGCTGCTGATCGGCGCGATCGTCGGGTCGGTGCCGCTGAGCGCGGCCTTCGTCGCCCTGATGGTGGTGGTCGCGGCCCGCACGGCCGGGCGCCGGATGACCCCCGACCGCAGCGGCTGGTGGGCGATCGTGCCCATCGCGCTCGCGCCGGTGCCCGTCGTCGCGGCGCTGGTGCTCGCCGGGATCGTGCCGGCGCAGGGCATCGCCGTGATCCCGATGGCGGGCATCATCATCGGCGGCACGATGACCGCGACGGCCCTGGCCGGACGGAGGGCCCTGGACGAGCTGGAGGCGCGCCGCGGGGAGGTCGAGGCCGCGCTCTCGCTCGGCCTGCTCCCCCGCGACGCCGCGCTGGAGATCGCGCGGTGCACCGCCGGGCAGTCGCTCGTGCCGGTGACCGACCAGACGCGGACGGTCGGGCTCGTGACGCTGCCGGGCGCGTTCGTCGGCATGCTGCTCGGCGGGGCGTCGCCGGTGCAGGCGGGCGCGGTCCAGCTGCTCGTGCTGATCCTGCTGCTGGCCGTGGAGACGATCGCGGTGGCCGTGGCCGTGGAGCTCGTCTGCCGCGGCCTGGTGCACCGGACGACCGAGCCGCAGCAGCTGCTGGAGAGCCACCGCGGCCCGCGCGTCGGTGCCGCCCGGATCAGTGCAGGGAGATGA
- a CDS encoding PIG-L family deacetylase encodes MATIVSFHAHPDDESIASAGTLARAAAAGHRVVLVFATRGELGEPVPGVLEPGEQLAMRRSAECYASAAVLGAKRVEFLGYTDSGMIGEPSNDAPFCFWQADVEHAAKRLAVILDEEEPDILTVYDDNGGYGHPDHIQVHRVGRRAAELSAVPVVAQGTINRDWMIRGLKQSGAELPENLPTMGKPEAEITHRVDAVDFVDQKRASMRAHASQMGPDHFMLTMPDAMFALGMGTEFYIVDPVPNPASAPEVFEELFISLH; translated from the coding sequence GTGGCCACCATCGTCAGCTTCCACGCCCATCCCGACGACGAGTCGATCGCCTCGGCCGGCACCCTGGCCCGGGCCGCGGCGGCCGGGCACCGGGTGGTGCTCGTCTTCGCCACGCGCGGTGAGCTGGGCGAGCCCGTGCCGGGCGTGCTGGAGCCGGGGGAGCAGCTCGCGATGCGCCGCTCCGCCGAGTGCTACGCCTCGGCCGCCGTCCTCGGCGCGAAGCGCGTGGAGTTCCTGGGCTACACCGACTCCGGGATGATCGGCGAGCCCAGCAACGACGCCCCGTTCTGCTTCTGGCAGGCCGACGTCGAGCACGCGGCCAAGCGCCTCGCGGTGATCCTCGACGAGGAGGAGCCCGACATCCTGACCGTCTACGACGACAACGGCGGCTACGGCCACCCCGACCACATCCAGGTGCACCGGGTGGGCCGGCGGGCGGCGGAGCTGTCGGCGGTGCCGGTCGTCGCGCAGGGCACGATCAACCGCGACTGGATGATCCGCGGCCTCAAGCAGTCGGGTGCGGAGCTGCCGGAGAACCTGCCGACGATGGGCAAGCCCGAGGCCGAGATCACCCACCGCGTCGACGCCGTCGACTTCGTCGACCAGAAGCGCGCCTCGATGCGCGCGCACGCGAGCCAGATGGGCCCCGACCACTTCATGCTGACGATGCCCGACGCGATGTTCGCGCTCGGCATGGGCACGGAGTTCTACATCGTCGACCCGGTCCCGAACCCCGCGTCGGCCCCCGAGGTGTTCGAGGAGCTGTTCATCTCCCTGCACTGA
- a CDS encoding AAA family ATPase, giving the protein MGSPTPVVGLRREREVLTVALVTGRHVVIEGPPGTGKSTLLRSIARDTGQEVVFVEGNAELTPARLVGQFDPSQVLATGYQPDAFVDGPLITAMRTGGLLYMEELNRVPEETLNVLITVLTEGEIAVPRLGTVHAGKDFRLIAAMNPFDAVGTARVSQAIADRMCRVVLGYQDLEGERAITASVSGLAGRWVDLSVALTRATREHRDVRMGSSVRGAIDLSLVLTGLADLRGEATPTRDTARDAAYAALSGRIRITDGVDRTAESVIDELLEIHWPADDEESDPAESPDAEESDDQGKAPSPGHNPGFQQRSRPGREQTSRTQGRQEIAANHPDFADVSPEPGELDVDAFEALAAEDPDKAAALLADMAVATDVQLRAAARRLAGRVFIRFGRVGPAKARGTRRLGPSRRLDGDLDLDRTIEAWDPSSSRRPEELVTRTWTAHRRAVCLVVDISGSMKGLAVALASVAAAGVVVANENGPPPLQPSVIAFGAGVKVLQAQGVRRPPEELLSDLIALRGHGTTDLAAGLREASKQLASAVADERMVVLLSDCLHTAGDDPAEALGGIDRLHVLVPLGGPEAEAAAHPLAQRGGGRAQVVARLTDIAPALTRILA; this is encoded by the coding sequence ATGGGGTCTCCCACACCCGTCGTCGGCCTGCGCCGCGAGCGCGAGGTCCTCACCGTCGCGCTCGTCACGGGCCGGCACGTCGTCATCGAGGGTCCGCCCGGCACCGGCAAGTCCACGCTGCTCCGCTCGATCGCCCGCGACACCGGGCAGGAGGTCGTGTTCGTCGAGGGCAACGCCGAGCTGACGCCCGCGCGCCTGGTCGGCCAGTTCGACCCGTCGCAGGTGCTCGCCACCGGTTACCAGCCCGACGCGTTCGTCGACGGCCCGCTGATCACCGCCATGCGCACCGGCGGCCTGCTCTACATGGAGGAGCTCAACCGCGTCCCCGAGGAGACCCTCAACGTCCTGATCACCGTCCTCACCGAGGGCGAGATCGCCGTGCCGCGGCTCGGGACCGTGCACGCGGGCAAGGACTTCCGGCTGATCGCGGCGATGAACCCGTTCGACGCCGTCGGCACCGCACGCGTCTCGCAGGCCATCGCGGACCGCATGTGCCGGGTCGTGCTGGGCTACCAGGACCTCGAGGGCGAGCGGGCGATCACCGCCTCGGTCAGCGGCCTGGCCGGCCGCTGGGTCGACCTCTCCGTCGCGCTCACGCGCGCCACCCGCGAGCACCGCGACGTCCGCATGGGCTCGTCGGTCCGCGGCGCCATCGACCTCTCGCTGGTGCTCACCGGGCTCGCCGACCTGCGCGGGGAGGCGACGCCCACCCGCGACACCGCGCGCGACGCCGCCTACGCCGCGCTGTCGGGCCGCATCCGGATCACCGACGGCGTCGACCGCACCGCCGAGTCGGTGATCGACGAGCTGCTGGAGATCCACTGGCCCGCCGACGACGAGGAGTCCGACCCCGCGGAGTCCCCGGACGCCGAGGAGAGTGACGACCAGGGAAAAGCACCCAGCCCGGGGCATAACCCGGGCTTCCAGCAGCGCTCGCGCCCGGGGCGCGAGCAGACCTCGCGCACGCAGGGGCGCCAGGAGATCGCGGCCAACCACCCCGACTTCGCGGACGTGTCGCCGGAACCGGGCGAGCTCGACGTCGACGCGTTCGAGGCGCTGGCCGCGGAGGACCCCGACAAGGCCGCGGCGCTGCTGGCCGACATGGCCGTGGCCACCGACGTGCAGCTGCGCGCGGCGGCGCGGCGCCTCGCCGGACGGGTGTTCATCCGGTTCGGCCGCGTGGGGCCCGCGAAGGCGCGGGGGACGCGGCGGCTCGGCCCGTCGCGCCGCCTCGACGGGGACCTCGACCTCGACCGCACGATCGAGGCCTGGGACCCGTCGTCGTCGCGGCGGCCCGAGGAGCTGGTGACGCGGACCTGGACGGCGCACCGGCGCGCCGTCTGCCTCGTCGTCGACATCTCGGGGTCGATGAAGGGCCTCGCCGTCGCGCTGGCGTCGGTGGCCGCGGCCGGGGTGGTCGTGGCCAACGAGAACGGCCCGCCGCCGCTGCAGCCCTCGGTCATCGCGTTCGGCGCGGGGGTGAAGGTGCTGCAGGCCCAGGGGGTGCGGCGCCCGCCCGAGGAGCTGCTGTCGGACCTCATCGCCCTGCGCGGGCACGGCACGACCGACCTGGCGGCCGGGCTGCGGGAGGCGTCGAAGCAGCTGGCGTCGGCCGTGGCCGACGAGCGGATGGTCGTGCTCCTGAGCGACTGCCTGCACACCGCGGGCGACGACCCGGCCGAGGCGCTGGGCGGCATCGACCGCCTGCACGTCCTCGTGCCGCTCGGCGGGCCCGAGGCGGAGGCCGCGGCGCACCCGCTGGCCCAGCGCGGGGGCGGCCGGGCGCAGGTGGTGGCCCGGCTGACCGACATCGCCCCGGCCCTGACCCGCATCCTCGCCTGA
- a CDS encoding NDMA-dependent alcohol dehydrogenase, protein MQTRGAIVRQAPGKYEVVDLEVDDPRPGEVQVKLVASGLCHSDDHIATGDIPVGVYPFAGGHEGAGIVTAAPPNHKGIKEGDHVVFSFLPSCGHCRWCASGQQNLCDLGAGLLAGSRWEDTSSFRLKLAGTDTPVGQMCGISTFVETTTVSADSVVKVDSDLPLDKICLLGCNVGTGWGSAVNSAEVQPGHTVIVMGIGGVGINAVQGAAHAGAANIIAVDPVALKRENATQLGATHGVETMEEATELAKQFTNGQGADSAIITVGIIKPEYVGQAMAAIRKAGTVVVTALGNIADTTPLPVSMADVTLFQKRIQGSLFGASNPNWDILRQVELYRAGALKLDEVITTTYTLDQIGEGYEAMHAGKNQKGVIVYS, encoded by the coding sequence ATGCAGACCCGCGGAGCGATCGTCCGTCAGGCACCCGGCAAGTACGAGGTCGTGGACCTCGAGGTGGACGACCCCCGTCCCGGCGAGGTCCAGGTCAAGCTGGTCGCCTCTGGCCTGTGCCACTCGGACGACCACATCGCCACCGGCGACATCCCGGTCGGCGTCTACCCGTTCGCCGGCGGTCACGAGGGCGCCGGCATCGTCACCGCCGCCCCGCCGAACCACAAAGGCATCAAGGAGGGCGACCACGTCGTCTTCTCGTTCCTGCCCTCCTGCGGCCACTGCCGCTGGTGCGCCTCGGGCCAGCAGAACCTCTGCGACCTGGGCGCCGGGCTCCTCGCCGGCTCGCGCTGGGAGGACACCTCCAGCTTCCGCCTCAAGCTCGCCGGCACCGACACCCCGGTCGGCCAGATGTGCGGCATCTCCACCTTTGTCGAGACCACCACGGTCTCGGCCGACTCCGTCGTGAAGGTCGACAGCGACCTCCCGCTGGACAAGATCTGCCTGCTGGGCTGCAACGTCGGCACCGGCTGGGGCTCCGCGGTCAACTCCGCCGAGGTCCAGCCCGGCCACACTGTCATCGTCATGGGCATCGGCGGCGTCGGCATCAACGCGGTCCAGGGTGCGGCCCACGCCGGAGCGGCCAACATCATCGCCGTCGACCCGGTGGCGCTCAAGCGCGAGAACGCCACCCAGCTCGGCGCCACCCACGGCGTCGAGACCATGGAGGAGGCCACCGAGCTGGCCAAGCAGTTCACCAACGGCCAGGGCGCCGACTCGGCGATCATCACCGTCGGCATCATCAAGCCGGAGTACGTCGGGCAGGCCATGGCCGCGATCCGCAAGGCGGGCACCGTCGTCGTCACGGCGCTGGGCAACATCGCCGACACCACGCCGCTGCCGGTCTCGATGGCCGACGTCACCCTGTTCCAGAAGCGCATCCAGGGCTCGCTGTTCGGCGCGTCGAACCCCAACTGGGACATCCTGCGCCAGGTCGAGCTCTACCGGGCCGGTGCGCTGAAGCTCGACGAGGTCATCACCACGACCTACACCCTCGACCAGATCGGCGAGGGCTACGAGGCGATGCACGCCGGGAAGAACCAGAAGGGCGTCATCGTCTACAGCTGA
- a CDS encoding benzoate-CoA ligase family protein, whose translation MTDTFNAATYLTEDRVAAGDGDRVAFHHPRGALTYSQLTEEVRRVAAGLVAIGVRPEERVLLAMVDDVELATGILAAMYVGAVAVPSSTMLTGPELGKLVVDSRARVLLGSSEFTAAVTTAATGAPDLRHLVLTGDTAPEVPGVETLTWDALSAAEPLDAPYPTWDESPALWLYTSGTTGTPKGAMHRHTDIRYVCETYGREVLRIGRDDVCLSGAKLFFAYGIGNSLFFPLSVGAAAVLEPARPNPARFGELTERYGVTLFFGGPSFWGPLMAADLPPAQFATVRNGVSAGEALPARMFHGVRDQYGFEILDGIGSTEALHIFISNTAGAVVPGSSGFPVPGYRVELRRPDGTVIEGADEPGMLYIAGDSICTGYWCRTDVNRRVFQGEWMRTGDQYVRGTDGSYTCLGRADDVLKVGGIWVSPTEVEARLMEHPDLAEAVVVGVPDSDGLDKPVAYVVPKPGVHVDADEVIAFCRAGLASFKRPRLVVEVSELPRTATGKIQRFRLRELAAATVAPAPQSPTDVAESQA comes from the coding sequence ATGACGGACACGTTCAACGCCGCCACGTACCTGACCGAGGACCGCGTCGCCGCGGGTGACGGCGACCGGGTCGCGTTCCACCACCCGCGCGGCGCCCTCACCTACTCGCAGCTCACCGAGGAGGTCCGGCGCGTCGCCGCGGGGCTCGTCGCGATCGGCGTGCGGCCCGAGGAGCGGGTGCTCCTCGCGATGGTCGACGACGTGGAGCTCGCCACCGGCATCCTGGCCGCGATGTACGTCGGCGCGGTCGCCGTGCCGTCGTCGACGATGCTCACCGGGCCCGAGCTCGGCAAGCTCGTCGTCGACTCGCGGGCGCGGGTACTGCTGGGCAGCAGCGAGTTCACCGCCGCCGTCACCACGGCCGCCACCGGCGCCCCGGACCTGCGCCACCTCGTCCTCACCGGCGACACCGCCCCGGAGGTCCCCGGCGTGGAGACGCTGACGTGGGACGCGCTGTCCGCCGCCGAGCCCCTCGACGCGCCGTACCCCACCTGGGACGAGTCGCCCGCCCTGTGGCTCTACACCTCCGGCACGACGGGCACGCCCAAGGGCGCGATGCACCGCCACACCGACATCCGCTACGTCTGCGAGACCTACGGTCGCGAGGTGCTGCGGATCGGGCGCGACGACGTCTGCCTGTCCGGTGCCAAGCTGTTCTTCGCCTACGGCATCGGCAACTCGCTGTTCTTCCCGCTGTCGGTGGGCGCCGCCGCGGTGCTGGAGCCGGCGCGCCCGAACCCGGCGCGGTTCGGCGAGCTGACCGAGCGGTACGGCGTCACCCTGTTCTTCGGCGGCCCCAGCTTCTGGGGCCCGCTCATGGCCGCAGACCTGCCGCCCGCGCAGTTCGCCACCGTCCGCAACGGCGTCTCGGCGGGCGAGGCGCTGCCCGCGCGGATGTTCCACGGCGTCCGCGACCAGTACGGCTTCGAGATCCTCGACGGCATCGGCTCCACCGAGGCGCTGCACATCTTCATCTCCAACACCGCGGGCGCCGTCGTGCCGGGCAGCTCCGGGTTCCCGGTGCCGGGCTACCGCGTGGAGCTGCGGCGCCCCGACGGCACGGTCATCGAGGGCGCCGACGAGCCGGGGATGCTCTACATCGCGGGCGACTCGATCTGCACGGGCTACTGGTGCCGCACCGACGTCAACCGCCGAGTGTTCCAGGGCGAGTGGATGCGCACCGGCGACCAGTACGTCCGGGGCACCGACGGCAGCTACACCTGCCTGGGCCGCGCCGACGACGTGCTCAAGGTCGGCGGGATCTGGGTCAGCCCCACCGAGGTCGAGGCGCGGCTCATGGAGCACCCCGACCTGGCCGAGGCCGTCGTCGTCGGCGTGCCCGACAGCGACGGGCTGGACAAGCCGGTCGCCTACGTCGTGCCGAAGCCGGGCGTCCACGTCGACGCCGACGAGGTCATCGCGTTCTGCCGCGCCGGGCTGGCGTCGTTCAAGCGGCCGCGGCTCGTCGTCGAGGTGAGCGAGCTGCCGCGCACGGCCACCGGCAAGATCCAGCGCTTCCGGCTGCGCGAGCTGGCCGCGGCGACGGTGGCGCCGGCGCCGCAGTCGCCCACGGACGTCGCCGAGTCCCAGGCCTGA